A single genomic interval of Staphylococcus hyicus harbors:
- the pgeF gene encoding peptidoglycan editing factor PgeF has protein sequence MLKAFIAAGHYLNYTPSQNHGVLIGMSTRQGGLSPFPKQAFNMARYINDDPKHITEHQRILAKEIGFPTSQWVFPIQTHEAKVVEVTGKDRGTNISELTENSLFGVDGLYTYDKDVLLTMCYADCVPIYFYSPKHQFIGLAHAGWRGTVSRIVHNLLDAFPYAYEDLYIVIGPSTSNSYEINDEILSQFKTLPIDASYYIEQRDTGRYGIDLKMANQLLCEQRGVPRNNIYRTTHATSENLELFFSYRVEKGNTGRMLAFIGQH, from the coding sequence ATGTTGAAAGCATTTATTGCTGCAGGGCATTATTTGAATTATACACCCAGTCAAAACCACGGTGTTTTAATTGGTATGTCTACACGACAAGGTGGATTGAGTCCATTTCCAAAGCAAGCTTTTAATATGGCTAGATATATCAATGATGACCCAAAACATATTACGGAACACCAACGTATCCTTGCAAAAGAAATTGGCTTTCCGACATCCCAATGGGTATTTCCTATTCAAACTCATGAAGCGAAAGTCGTTGAAGTAACAGGCAAAGATCGAGGAACAAATATCTCCGAGCTTACTGAAAATAGCTTGTTCGGTGTGGACGGTTTATATACTTATGACAAAGATGTACTTCTAACAATGTGCTATGCTGATTGTGTGCCCATTTATTTTTACAGTCCCAAGCACCAATTTATTGGACTTGCGCATGCAGGTTGGCGTGGAACAGTGTCACGTATTGTGCATAATTTGTTAGATGCATTTCCCTATGCTTATGAAGATTTATATATCGTGATAGGACCTTCAACTTCTAACAGTTATGAAATTAATGATGAAATTTTAAGTCAATTTAAAACGTTACCTATTGACGCATCATACTATATTGAACAGCGAGATACAGGAAGATATGGTATTGACTTAAAAATGGCCAATCAATTATTATGTGAACAACGTGGGGTGCCGAGGAACAATATTTATCGAACAACCCATGCAACATCTGAAAATTTAGAGTTGTTTTTCTCATATAGAGTTGAGAAAGGCAATACTGGCAGAATGTTAGCTTTTATAGGTCAACATTAA
- the ftsZ gene encoding cell division protein FtsZ, whose amino-acid sequence MLEFEQGFNHLATLKVIGVGGGGNNAVNRMIDHGMNNVEFIAINTDGQALNLSKAESKIQIGEKLTRGLGAGANPEIGKKAAEESREQIEDAIQGADMVFVTAGMGGGTGTGAAPVVAKIAKEMGALTVGVVTRPFSFEGRKRQTQAAAGVESMKAAVDTLIVIPNDRLLDIVDKSTPMMEAFKEADNVLRQGVQGISDLIAVSGEVNLDFADVKTIMSNQGSALMGIGVSSGENRAVEAAKKAISSPLLETSIVGAQGVLMNITGGESLSLFEAQEAADIVQDAADEDVNMIFGTVINPELQDEIVVTVIATGFEDKPSSQARKQQSTTGFGSSAQSTPSRETSFGGAHASSHDDREQENGRVHSTNDDDIPSFIRNREERRSRRTRR is encoded by the coding sequence ATGTTAGAATTTGAACAAGGATTTAATCATTTGGCGACACTTAAAGTCATTGGTGTCGGTGGTGGCGGTAATAATGCCGTTAACCGAATGATTGATCATGGAATGAATAATGTTGAATTTATTGCAATTAATACAGATGGACAAGCTTTAAACTTATCTAAAGCTGAATCAAAAATTCAAATTGGTGAAAAGTTAACACGTGGTTTAGGTGCGGGTGCTAATCCTGAGATTGGTAAAAAAGCTGCTGAAGAATCACGTGAACAAATTGAAGATGCAATTCAAGGTGCAGACATGGTATTCGTTACTGCTGGTATGGGTGGCGGTACTGGTACAGGTGCAGCACCAGTTGTAGCCAAAATTGCTAAAGAAATGGGCGCACTTACTGTTGGTGTTGTAACACGACCTTTCAGCTTTGAAGGACGTAAACGTCAAACACAAGCAGCTGCAGGTGTTGAATCTATGAAAGCTGCAGTTGATACATTAATCGTAATTCCTAACGATCGATTACTCGATATCGTTGATAAATCTACACCTATGATGGAAGCATTTAAAGAAGCTGACAACGTTTTACGTCAAGGTGTTCAAGGTATTTCTGATTTAATCGCTGTATCAGGTGAAGTGAACTTAGACTTTGCTGACGTAAAAACAATTATGTCAAATCAAGGTTCTGCACTTATGGGTATTGGTGTATCTTCAGGAGAAAATAGAGCGGTTGAAGCAGCGAAAAAAGCAATTTCTTCCCCATTACTTGAAACGTCAATTGTTGGCGCACAAGGTGTACTTATGAACATTACAGGTGGCGAATCGTTGTCATTATTTGAAGCACAAGAAGCAGCTGACATTGTTCAAGATGCTGCAGATGAAGATGTAAATATGATTTTTGGTACTGTGATTAATCCTGAATTACAAGATGAAATCGTTGTTACAGTAATTGCTACTGGTTTTGAAGACAAACCATCTTCACAAGCACGTAAACAACAAAGTACTACTGGTTTTGGAAGCAGTGCACAAAGTACACCAAGCAGAGAAACGAGCTTTGGCGGTGCCCATGCTTCATCACACGACGATAGAGAGCAAGAAAATGGTCGAGTTCATAGTACGAATGATGATGACATTCCAAGCTTCATTCGCAATAGAGAAGAACGTCGTTCAAGAAGAACACGTCGTTAA
- a CDS encoding YggS family pyridoxal phosphate-dependent enzyme, with protein sequence MSVIENYNHIQSVINNHLTKVGLKSMPRVIAVTKYVTIERAKEAYDAGIRDFGENRIEGFLEKKAALPNDVTMHFIGSLQSRKVKDVIDDIDYLHALDRDSLAKEISKRATHTIKCFVQVNVAGEASKHGLSLDEVVPFIENLSNYSHIEVVGLMTMAPYTDDESQLKDIFTQLKSKRDDIQALNLHYAPCTELSMGMSNDYAIATEAGATYVRIGSSLVGKEE encoded by the coding sequence ATGTCAGTTATAGAAAATTATAATCATATTCAATCAGTTATTAATAATCATCTTACTAAAGTTGGATTGAAGTCGATGCCTCGCGTGATTGCAGTTACAAAATATGTTACAATAGAGCGAGCTAAAGAGGCCTATGATGCTGGCATTCGTGATTTTGGTGAGAATAGAATTGAAGGCTTTTTAGAAAAGAAAGCAGCATTGCCAAATGATGTCACGATGCATTTTATAGGTTCACTTCAATCACGAAAAGTTAAAGATGTTATTGATGATATTGATTACTTACATGCATTAGATCGTGATAGCTTAGCTAAAGAAATTAGCAAACGTGCAACACATACGATTAAATGTTTCGTTCAAGTCAATGTAGCAGGTGAAGCTTCAAAACACGGGCTATCATTGGATGAAGTTGTGCCTTTCATTGAAAATCTTTCAAATTATAGTCATATTGAAGTTGTTGGATTAATGACAATGGCACCTTATACTGATGATGAGAGCCAATTGAAAGATATATTTACACAATTAAAATCAAAACGCGATGATATTCAAGCTTTAAATTTACATTACGCTCCATGTACTGAATTATCAATGGGGATGAGTAACGATTACGCTATTGCAACCGAAGCAGGTGCAACATATGTGCGAATCGGATCAAGCTTAGTAGGAAAAGAGGAGTGA